From Skermanella sp. TT6, a single genomic window includes:
- a CDS encoding glutamine synthetase family protein — protein sequence MNLLSDFIQGRQITEVECLVPDMSGIARGKILPAEKFLRILRERGLRMPEAIFIQTVTGEYPDDEDVTSPANSDIYMRPDENTIRMVPWYAEATAQVISDCDYADGSPVDISPRWVLKRVLELYEERGWQPIVAPELEFFLVQINKDPDYPLVPPVGRSGRTESGRQAYGIDAVNEFDPIFEDVYDYCEAQRIDIDTLTHEAGAAQIEINFNHGDALELADQVFLFKRTVRETAIRHNVYATFMAKPMQGEPGSAMHVHQSVVDKNTGQNLFSTEDGEDTPLFLSHIAGLQKYLPSAMPLLAPNVNSYRRLIAGSDAPINVHWGRDNRTTGFRVPVSPPESRRVENRVAGADANPYLALAASLACGYIGMIQSLEPTDPVKGSAHRLAYTLPRHQSDAITKFNACKPLREIFGERFVAAVTHVKQAEYDAYQRVISSWERENLLLNV from the coding sequence ATGAACCTCCTCAGCGATTTCATCCAGGGCCGCCAGATCACCGAGGTCGAGTGTCTCGTTCCGGACATGTCCGGGATCGCGCGCGGCAAGATCCTGCCGGCCGAGAAGTTCCTCCGAATCCTGCGCGAGCGCGGCTTGCGCATGCCGGAGGCGATCTTCATCCAGACGGTGACCGGCGAGTACCCGGATGACGAGGACGTCACCAGCCCGGCCAATTCCGACATCTACATGCGCCCCGACGAGAACACGATCCGCATGGTGCCCTGGTACGCGGAGGCGACCGCCCAGGTGATCAGCGACTGCGACTATGCCGACGGCAGCCCGGTGGACATCTCGCCCCGATGGGTGCTGAAGCGGGTGCTGGAGCTGTACGAAGAGCGCGGCTGGCAGCCGATCGTGGCCCCCGAGCTGGAGTTCTTCCTGGTCCAGATCAACAAGGACCCGGATTATCCGCTGGTGCCGCCGGTCGGCCGCTCCGGCCGGACCGAGAGCGGCCGGCAGGCCTACGGCATCGACGCGGTCAACGAGTTCGACCCGATCTTCGAGGACGTCTACGACTACTGCGAAGCCCAGAGGATCGACATCGACACGCTGACCCACGAGGCCGGCGCGGCGCAGATCGAGATCAACTTCAACCACGGTGATGCGCTGGAACTGGCCGACCAGGTCTTCCTGTTCAAGCGGACGGTGCGGGAGACCGCGATCCGGCACAATGTCTACGCCACGTTCATGGCGAAGCCCATGCAGGGCGAGCCGGGCAGCGCCATGCACGTCCACCAGAGCGTGGTCGACAAGAACACCGGGCAGAACCTGTTCTCGACCGAGGACGGGGAGGACACGCCGCTGTTCCTCAGCCACATCGCCGGCCTCCAGAAGTACCTTCCTTCGGCGATGCCGCTGCTCGCGCCCAACGTCAATTCGTACCGCCGCCTGATCGCCGGCTCGGACGCCCCGATCAACGTCCATTGGGGCCGCGACAACCGCACCACCGGTTTTCGCGTCCCGGTCTCGCCGCCGGAGTCGCGGCGGGTCGAGAACCGCGTGGCCGGCGCAGACGCCAATCCCTACCTGGCGCTCGCCGCCTCTCTCGCCTGCGGCTATATCGGCATGATCCAGTCGCTGGAGCCGACCGACCCGGTCAAGGGCAGCGCCCACCGGCTGGCCTACACGTTGCCGCGACACCAGTCCGACGCGATCACCAAGTTCAATGCCTGCAAGCCGCTCCGCGAGATCTTCGGCGAACGCTTCGTCGCCGCCGTGACCCATGTCAAGCAAGCGGAGTACGATGCCTACCAGCGGGTGATCAGCTCCTGGGAGCGTGAGAACCTGCTGCTGAACGTGTGA
- a CDS encoding polyamine ABC transporter substrate-binding protein, which yields MKQRIVSSLIGAVAAVAVLAPGLASAQTVNIYNWNDYIGETTLEDFKAETGISYNYDIYDNLEILEQKLLVGRSGYDIVVPTAEPTMSRLIKAGALQKLDKSKIPNLNNLDPVLMKQVERSDPGNEYGVIYQWGTIGIGINAEKIKALMPDAPLDSFDLIFDPEVAKKIAPCGITILDSATDTFPTVLHYLGLDPNSDKADDLKKAEETLMKIRPYVKNFVTGQNINNLAAGDACVALAYSGDVIQAQARAAEANAGVTVDYVVPKEGVQLWFDMMTVTADSPNADAAHKFINFVLKPEVMAGITNFTNYANAVPASLEQVDEAVKSNPAVFPSEEAKRNMFTVSAVSPAAERLRTRSWTRVKTGQ from the coding sequence ATGAAGCAGAGGATCGTAAGCAGCCTGATCGGCGCCGTTGCCGCCGTCGCCGTCTTGGCGCCGGGCCTGGCGTCGGCACAGACGGTCAACATCTACAATTGGAACGATTATATCGGCGAGACGACCCTTGAGGACTTCAAGGCGGAAACCGGTATCTCCTACAATTACGACATCTACGACAACCTCGAGATCCTGGAGCAGAAACTGCTGGTCGGCCGCTCCGGGTACGACATCGTGGTGCCCACCGCCGAGCCGACCATGAGCCGGCTGATCAAGGCCGGGGCTCTCCAGAAGCTCGACAAGTCGAAGATCCCGAACCTGAACAACCTCGACCCCGTGCTGATGAAGCAGGTCGAGCGCTCCGACCCCGGCAACGAGTACGGCGTCATCTATCAGTGGGGCACCATCGGGATCGGCATCAACGCCGAGAAGATCAAGGCCCTGATGCCCGACGCGCCGCTCGACAGCTTCGACCTGATCTTCGATCCGGAAGTCGCCAAGAAGATCGCCCCCTGCGGCATCACGATCCTCGATTCGGCGACCGACACTTTCCCGACCGTGCTTCACTATCTCGGCCTCGATCCCAACTCGGACAAGGCGGACGACCTGAAGAAGGCCGAGGAGACGCTGATGAAGATCCGCCCCTACGTGAAGAACTTCGTCACGGGGCAGAACATCAACAACCTCGCGGCCGGCGACGCCTGCGTGGCGCTGGCCTATTCGGGCGACGTGATCCAGGCCCAGGCCCGCGCCGCCGAGGCCAATGCCGGCGTGACCGTCGATTACGTCGTGCCGAAGGAGGGCGTCCAGCTCTGGTTCGACATGATGACGGTGACCGCCGACTCGCCGAACGCCGACGCGGCCCACAAATTCATCAACTTCGTCCTGAAGCCCGAGGTGATGGCCGGCATCACCAACTTCACCAACTACGCCAACGCCGTCCCTGCGTCGCTGGAGCAGGTGGACGAGGCGGTCAAGAGCAACCCGGCGGTCTTCCCGTCGGAGGAGGCGAAGCGGAACATGTTCACCGTCTCGGCCGTGTCGCCGGCGGCCGAACGGCTGCGCACCCGTTCCTGGACCCGGGTCAAGACCGGTCAGTAA
- a CDS encoding ABC transporter ATP-binding protein — protein sequence MAQPNRKIKLEPWQDPKEQPYVRIEKVTKKFGDFTAVDDVSLSIYRGELFSLLGGSGSGKTTLLRMLAGFEMPTSGKIFIDGVDMSNIPPYDRPVNMMFQSYALFPHMTVEQNIAFGLKQDRVPRDQIRQRVAEVLELVQLGRFAKRRPHQLSGGQRQRVALARSLVKRPKLLLLDEPLGALDRRLREQTQFELVNIQEQVGITFVIVTHDQEEAMTMSSRIAVMNSGWIAQVGTPAEVYEYPNSKYVAEFVGSVNMFAGRILEDEPDHVLIQSEEAGCDLYINHGVPVPLGTPVSVAVRPEKMALSKEPPATGGGRNATRGTVREIAYLGNLSIYLIELESGKMVRVTQPNFSRLTEMPITWEDRVYVTWQPFAGVVLTQ from the coding sequence ATGGCTCAGCCCAACCGCAAGATCAAGCTGGAACCCTGGCAGGATCCCAAGGAACAGCCCTATGTGAGGATCGAGAAGGTCACGAAGAAGTTCGGCGACTTCACGGCCGTGGACGACGTCTCCTTGTCGATCTACCGGGGGGAACTGTTCTCGCTGCTGGGCGGGTCGGGCAGCGGCAAGACCACGCTCCTGCGCATGCTGGCCGGCTTCGAGATGCCGACCTCGGGCAAGATCTTCATCGACGGCGTCGACATGTCGAACATTCCGCCGTACGACCGCCCGGTCAACATGATGTTCCAGAGCTACGCCCTGTTCCCGCACATGACGGTCGAGCAGAACATCGCCTTCGGCCTGAAGCAGGACCGCGTGCCGCGCGACCAGATCCGCCAGCGCGTCGCCGAGGTGCTGGAACTGGTCCAGCTCGGCCGCTTCGCCAAGCGCCGGCCGCACCAGCTTTCCGGCGGCCAGCGGCAGCGCGTGGCGCTGGCCCGAAGCCTCGTCAAGCGGCCCAAGCTGCTGCTGCTGGACGAGCCGCTGGGCGCGCTCGACCGGCGCCTGCGCGAGCAGACCCAGTTCGAGCTGGTCAATATCCAGGAGCAGGTCGGCATCACCTTCGTGATCGTGACCCACGACCAGGAGGAGGCCATGACCATGTCGTCCAGGATCGCCGTGATGAACAGCGGCTGGATCGCCCAGGTCGGCACGCCCGCCGAAGTCTACGAGTATCCCAACTCGAAATACGTGGCCGAGTTCGTCGGCTCGGTCAACATGTTCGCCGGCCGCATCCTGGAGGACGAGCCCGACCACGTGCTGATCCAGTCGGAGGAGGCCGGGTGCGACCTCTACATCAACCACGGCGTCCCCGTCCCGCTGGGCACTCCGGTGTCGGTCGCCGTCCGGCCGGAGAAGATGGCGCTCTCCAAGGAGCCCCCGGCGACGGGCGGCGGCCGCAATGCGACCCGCGGGACGGTACGGGAGATCGCTTACCTGGGCAACCTGTCGATCTATCTGATCGAACTGGAGTCCGGTAAGATGGTCCGCGTCACCCAGCCGAACTTCAGCCGGCTGACCGAGATGCCGATCACCTGGGAGGACCGCGTGTACGTCACCTGGCAGCCCTTCGCGGGCGTCGTGCTGACCCAATGA
- a CDS encoding ABC transporter permease subunit produces the protein MLDLLRRLGLMGRGLVIMVPYVWLLLFFLIPFAIVLKISFSEAAIAIPPYTALVEWAEETYLTIRLNFGSYLFLLTDSLYAVAYLNSLKIAFVSTVLCLLLGYPMAYGIAKAPQAWRGPLLMLIILPFWTSFLIRVYAWIGILKQEGLLNNFLLWLGVIDAPLQILYTDTSIYIGIVYSYLPFMILPLYATLEKLDDTLLEAAADLGAKPFTAFLSVTLPLSVPGIVAGSLLVFIPAVGEFVIPSLLGGPNTLMIGAVLWNEFFANRDWPVASAVAIALLLFLVVPIMLFQYYQGKQQEAARQ, from the coding sequence ATGCTGGACCTGCTGCGCCGGCTGGGCCTGATGGGGCGCGGGCTGGTCATCATGGTTCCGTATGTCTGGCTGCTGCTGTTCTTCCTGATCCCCTTCGCGATCGTGCTGAAGATCAGCTTCTCCGAAGCCGCGATCGCGATCCCGCCCTATACCGCCCTGGTCGAGTGGGCGGAGGAGACGTACCTGACCATCCGGCTGAATTTCGGCAGCTACCTGTTCCTGCTGACCGACAGCCTGTACGCGGTGGCCTATCTCAATTCGCTGAAGATCGCCTTCGTCTCGACCGTGCTGTGCCTGCTGCTGGGCTATCCCATGGCCTACGGCATCGCCAAGGCGCCGCAGGCCTGGCGCGGGCCGCTGCTGATGCTGATCATCCTGCCGTTCTGGACCTCGTTCCTGATCCGGGTCTATGCCTGGATCGGCATCCTGAAGCAGGAGGGGCTGCTCAACAACTTCCTGCTCTGGCTGGGCGTCATCGACGCGCCGCTCCAGATCCTCTACACCGATACGTCGATCTATATCGGCATCGTCTATTCCTACCTGCCGTTCATGATCCTGCCGCTCTACGCGACCCTGGAGAAGCTGGACGACACCCTGCTGGAGGCGGCGGCCGACCTGGGCGCCAAGCCTTTCACGGCGTTTCTCAGCGTCACGCTGCCGCTGTCGGTGCCCGGCATCGTCGCCGGCTCGCTGCTGGTCTTCATCCCCGCCGTCGGCGAGTTCGTGATTCCGTCCCTGCTGGGCGGGCCCAACACGCTGATGATCGGCGCCGTGCTGTGGAACGAGTTCTTCGCCAACCGCGACTGGCCGGTCGCCTCGGCCGTGGCGATAGCGCTTCTCCTGTTCCTCGTGGTTCCGATCATGCTGTTCCAGTATTACCAAGGCAAGCAGCAGGAGGCGGCAAGACAATGA
- a CDS encoding ABC transporter permease subunit, protein MRRSSFVLTMMAFGYAFLYVPIILLIIYSFNESRLVTVWGGWSTKWYAGLLNNDQMLSAAWLSLRIAALSATFSVVLGTLAGMAMARFGRFRGRTLFGGMITAPLVMPEVITGLSLLLLFVSLEQFIGWPEGRGMTTITIAHITFTMAFVAVIVQSRLVSLDESIEEAAMDLGARPAKIFFVITLPIISPAIVSGWLLAFTLSLDDLVIASFVSGPASTTLPMVIFSSVRLGVTPEINALATIIVALVTTGIIVAGVFMARQERIRKQDEQMAASSNA, encoded by the coding sequence ATGCGACGCTCCAGCTTCGTGCTCACCATGATGGCGTTCGGCTACGCGTTCCTCTACGTGCCGATCATCCTGCTGATCATCTATTCCTTCAACGAGAGCCGCCTCGTCACCGTCTGGGGCGGCTGGTCGACCAAGTGGTATGCGGGACTGCTGAACAACGACCAGATGCTGTCCGCAGCCTGGCTGTCGCTGCGCATCGCGGCGCTCAGCGCCACCTTCTCGGTCGTGCTGGGCACGCTGGCCGGCATGGCGATGGCCCGGTTCGGCCGGTTCCGCGGCAGGACCCTGTTCGGCGGCATGATCACGGCGCCGCTGGTCATGCCGGAGGTGATCACCGGCCTGTCGCTGCTGCTGCTGTTCGTCTCCCTGGAACAGTTCATCGGCTGGCCCGAGGGGCGCGGCATGACCACCATCACCATAGCCCACATCACCTTCACCATGGCCTTCGTCGCGGTCATCGTGCAGTCCAGGCTGGTCAGCCTGGATGAATCGATCGAGGAGGCGGCGATGGACCTGGGCGCTCGGCCGGCCAAGATCTTCTTCGTGATCACCCTGCCGATCATCTCGCCGGCCATCGTGTCGGGCTGGCTGCTGGCTTTCACGCTGTCGCTGGACGACCTCGTCATCGCCAGCTTCGTGTCGGGTCCGGCCTCGACCACGCTGCCCATGGTGATCTTCTCCAGCGTGCGCCTCGGCGTGACGCCGGAGATCAACGCGCTGGCGACGATCATCGTCGCCCTGGTGACGACCGGCATCATCGTGGCCGGAGTTTTCATGGCCCGCCAGGAAAGAATCAGGAAGCAGGACGAACAGATGGCGGCCTCGTCGAACGCTTGA
- the aguA gene encoding agmatine deiminase, whose protein sequence is MSTPAADGFRMPAEWERHSRCWMAWPCRPETFAGGIDAACAAYAEVAQSIAQFEPVAMVCNQADVAEVSLACGPGIEVLPMPISDSWIRDTGPTFVVNDAGQVAGVDWGFNAWGNNYPDHQVDAELAGHVLEHLGLPRYQAPLILEGGSFHVDGEGTLITTEECLLNPNRNPNLGKSEIEQHLKDYLGVRQVIWLGRGYEQDETDGHIDEIACFARPGVVLALTTDDTGDPNFKIFQDNLDRLKAARDAHGREIEVVPLRQPHRRDHNGVRLTLSYTNFYIANGGIVMPAYEDAADDEAFRTLRKVFPDREVLQVLALDIVKGGGGIHCITQQQPAG, encoded by the coding sequence ATGTCCACTCCAGCCGCGGACGGTTTCCGCATGCCGGCGGAATGGGAACGCCACAGCCGCTGCTGGATGGCGTGGCCCTGCCGCCCCGAGACTTTCGCCGGCGGCATCGACGCCGCCTGCGCCGCCTATGCCGAGGTCGCCCAGAGCATCGCCCAGTTCGAGCCCGTCGCCATGGTGTGCAACCAGGCCGACGTGGCCGAGGTGTCCCTGGCCTGCGGCCCGGGGATCGAGGTGCTGCCCATGCCGATCAGCGACAGCTGGATCCGGGACACCGGGCCGACCTTCGTCGTCAACGACGCGGGCCAGGTCGCCGGCGTCGATTGGGGCTTCAACGCCTGGGGCAATAACTACCCGGACCATCAGGTCGATGCTGAACTGGCTGGGCATGTGCTGGAGCATCTGGGACTGCCGCGCTACCAGGCGCCGCTGATCCTGGAGGGCGGCTCCTTCCATGTGGACGGGGAGGGCACCCTGATCACGACCGAGGAATGCCTGCTCAATCCCAACCGCAATCCCAACCTGGGCAAATCGGAGATCGAGCAGCACCTGAAGGACTATCTCGGCGTCCGCCAGGTGATCTGGCTCGGCCGCGGCTACGAGCAGGACGAGACCGACGGCCACATCGACGAGATCGCCTGCTTCGCCCGGCCGGGCGTGGTGCTGGCGCTGACCACCGACGACACCGGCGATCCCAATTTCAAGATCTTCCAGGACAACCTGGACCGCCTGAAGGCCGCCCGCGACGCCCATGGCCGCGAGATCGAGGTGGTGCCGCTCCGCCAGCCGCACCGCCGCGACCACAACGGCGTCCGCCTGACCCTGTCCTACACCAATTTCTACATCGCCAACGGCGGCATCGTGATGCCGGCCTACGAGGACGCCGCCGACGACGAGGCCTTCCGCACCCTGCGCAAGGTGTTCCCGGACCGGGAGGTGCTCCAGGTGCTGGCCCTCGACATCGTGAAGGGCGGAGGCGGCATCCACTGCATCACCCAGCAGCAGCCGGCCGGCTGA
- a CDS encoding LysE family translocator encodes MGIDFLVTSLIVVASPGTGVLFTLAAGLSRGFRASLIAAFGCTLGIIPHMAAAILGLAALLHASAMAFQILKYLGVAYLLYMAWNTLRKQGALSVDKDVTPRSAVQVIVSAVLVNILNPKLSIFFLAFLPQFVSATEPHPLPRMLELSAVFMLLTFAAFVGYGIFAASIRSHVISRPRVLLWMRRTFAGAFAALGAKLAFADR; translated from the coding sequence GTGGGCATCGACTTCCTGGTAACGTCGCTGATCGTTGTCGCATCGCCCGGTACCGGAGTCCTGTTCACCCTGGCGGCGGGTCTCTCTCGCGGGTTTCGGGCAAGCCTGATCGCGGCCTTCGGCTGCACCCTGGGCATCATCCCGCACATGGCCGCCGCGATCCTGGGCTTGGCGGCGTTGCTCCATGCCAGCGCGATGGCGTTCCAGATCCTCAAGTACCTGGGCGTGGCCTACCTGCTCTACATGGCCTGGAACACGCTGAGGAAACAGGGCGCGCTCAGCGTCGACAAGGACGTCACCCCCCGGTCGGCGGTCCAGGTGATCGTCTCCGCCGTCCTGGTCAATATCCTCAACCCGAAACTGTCGATCTTCTTCCTGGCGTTCCTGCCGCAGTTCGTCAGCGCCACCGAACCGCATCCGCTCCCGCGCATGCTGGAACTCAGCGCCGTCTTCATGCTGCTGACCTTCGCCGCCTTCGTCGGCTATGGGATCTTCGCCGCCTCGATCCGGAGCCACGTGATCTCTCGACCGCGCGTGCTGCTCTGGATGCGGCGGACCTTTGCCGGCGCCTTCGCGGCGCTGGGGGCGAAGCTGGCTTTTGCCGATCGGTGA
- a CDS encoding DUF305 domain-containing protein yields MSYARFAAMILVSTVVMFILMYLNTYEVEHIFYSQTRTWMAIVMGAAMAIIMMLFMRKMYGNNTVNIAILIGGAVVFSGALWLVRSQETVTDVSYMKAMIPHHSIAIMTSERAHIRDPRVRQLADQIIEAQVREIAEMKQLIADLDRNPPPPDAPDLMPKARQGEVARP; encoded by the coding sequence ATGAGTTATGCCCGTTTTGCTGCAATGATTTTAGTATCGACAGTTGTGATGTTCATTCTGATGTATCTAAACACTTATGAAGTGGAGCATATATTCTACAGCCAGACACGAACCTGGATGGCCATCGTGATGGGGGCAGCCATGGCCATCATCATGATGCTATTCATGAGGAAGATGTACGGAAACAACACGGTGAACATCGCCATTCTGATCGGCGGCGCGGTGGTGTTCTCCGGCGCGCTCTGGCTGGTGCGCAGCCAGGAAACGGTGACCGACGTGTCCTACATGAAGGCAATGATCCCGCATCATTCGATCGCCATCATGACCAGTGAACGCGCTCATATTCGTGATCCTCGCGTGCGTCAGCTCGCAGACCAGATTATCGAGGCACAGGTTCGTGAGATCGCCGAGATGAAGCAGCTGATCGCCGACCTCGACCGGAACCCACCCCCACCGGACGCACCCGACCTGATGCCGAAAGCGAGGCAAGGCGAAGTTGCGCGCCCATAG
- a CDS encoding ATP-dependent Clp protease proteolytic subunit — protein MFWVMDEEPKEETPKPTPAPFSTVLQNLFKSRTVMIFGEINQKVAESTCAQLLALAVENDDPIRIIINSPGGHVESGDSIHDMIRFITPQVKMIGTGWVASAGAHIYLAAKKENRLCLPNTRFLIHQPLGGAGGRATDIAIEAKEIIKMRRRINEIIARETGQPLEQVEKDTDRNYWMSAEEAKDYGIVSRIVQGAREID, from the coding sequence ATGTTTTGGGTCATGGACGAAGAGCCGAAGGAAGAGACGCCCAAGCCGACCCCGGCACCGTTCAGCACGGTTCTTCAAAACCTGTTCAAGTCGCGCACGGTCATGATCTTCGGCGAGATCAACCAGAAGGTCGCCGAAAGCACCTGCGCCCAGCTTCTGGCCCTGGCGGTCGAGAATGACGATCCGATCCGGATCATCATCAACTCGCCGGGCGGCCACGTGGAGTCGGGCGACAGCATCCACGACATGATCCGGTTCATCACCCCGCAGGTGAAGATGATCGGCACCGGCTGGGTCGCCAGCGCCGGCGCGCACATCTATCTCGCCGCGAAGAAGGAAAACCGGCTCTGCCTGCCGAACACCCGCTTCCTGATCCACCAGCCGCTGGGCGGCGCCGGCGGACGGGCGACGGACATCGCGATCGAGGCGAAGGAGATCATCAAGATGCGCCGCCGCATCAACGAGATCATCGCCCGCGAAACCGGCCAGCCGCTGGAGCAGGTCGAGAAGGACACCGACCGGAACTACTGGATGTCCGCCGAAGAGGCGAAGGACTACGGCATCGTCAGCCGGATCGTCCAGGGCGCCCGGGAGATCGACTGA
- a CDS encoding PIN domain-containing protein, translating into MIGLDTNIVIRYLLQDDPTQSELAAQLIEQVCSAEEPGFIAIPVLVEMVWVLRRAYRFDRISIAEVIGLLLRVERVKVEGEEMVRLALFDFKEGFDFADALIGHRNRAAGCRTTATFDRRAAAMPAFSSVRSVIGTQPH; encoded by the coding sequence ATGATCGGCCTGGATACCAACATTGTGATCCGGTATCTGCTTCAGGACGATCCTACGCAATCCGAACTGGCGGCTCAACTGATCGAGCAGGTCTGTTCTGCAGAAGAGCCTGGTTTCATCGCGATTCCCGTACTGGTCGAAATGGTCTGGGTGCTCCGGCGCGCCTACCGCTTCGACCGGATCTCGATAGCGGAAGTGATAGGATTGCTGCTTCGAGTGGAGCGGGTCAAGGTGGAAGGCGAGGAGATGGTGCGACTTGCGCTTTTCGACTTCAAGGAGGGGTTCGACTTCGCGGACGCGCTGATCGGACATCGCAATCGTGCTGCCGGTTGCCGTACGACCGCAACTTTCGACCGCCGTGCCGCAGCCATGCCGGCCTTCTCGTCGGTTCGCTCGGTGATCGGAACGCAGCCCCATTGA
- a CDS encoding AbrB/MazE/SpoVT family DNA-binding domain-containing protein produces the protein MIYRSNPQQGAIPMPATMVKSDGGDTIPESIREYLRIGPDDQVEFVIDPQGRVLVVPARVPVERLRGCLPKPERPVSLEEMEEAIASGMAGEEEP, from the coding sequence ATGATCTATCGATCAAACCCTCAGCAAGGCGCGATCCCGATGCCCGCAACGATGGTCAAGAGCGACGGCGGTGACACCATTCCGGAGAGCATCCGGGAGTATCTGCGGATCGGCCCTGACGATCAGGTCGAGTTCGTCATCGATCCCCAGGGAAGGGTCTTGGTGGTGCCTGCCCGGGTTCCTGTCGAGCGCCTCCGCGGATGCCTGCCGAAACCGGAACGGCCGGTTTCGCTGGAGGAGATGGAGGAAGCGATCGCTAGCGGCATGGCCGGCGAAGAAGAGCCATGA